The genomic stretch TACGGGCGAGCGGCACGACGACCTTCATGAGCGGGAGCCCGCCCGTCTCGATGCGCGATCCCCCCGTCGGGAGGATCAACGACGATGAGAGGACCGGAGTGCGGAGCTGCGGTGCGGCGACGACGGTCCCCGGCGCCGCATGGACGACGGCCGCGGTCTGGGAGAAGAGCGGCGCTTCCCCCGCCAGAAGGAGGACGGCCGCCAGGAACGCGGCGGTCGCCTTCACCGGTCCAGTTGGAACGCGCCCACGACGGCGCGCAGAGCGACCGCGAACAGGGTTCCCATGACGATCGCTCCGCCGAGCGCCGCCGCGGCGGCGACCTCTCCGGCGAAGAAGAGCGCGGCGATCCCCGCGACGGGCGCGAGCAGCAGCCCGGCCGCCGTCGCCCACGCGCGCAGGCGCTTCAGGAAGCCGCGCTCGCCGCGCAGGGACGCTCCGTCGAGTCCCAGCGCTCCGGCGAGCATCGCCCCGCCCGTCGACAGCGCCGTGCCGAGCGCGAAGTGCGCGAACGGCAGGAGCGCGCCGGCCCACAGGCCGGGCACGAGCAGCGAGGAGGGCGCCAGCAGGCTCAGGAGCGCGACGAGGACGCCCGCGGGCGCCGCGAGGACCGCGGCTCCGAGTACGCCGGGGAAGCCCAGAACCCCTTTCGCCGGAAGGTACCGCTCGACCATATCGGCGGTCTGACGGAACTCGACGCGAAGCTCCTCGGGAAGCGCGTCGGAGAAGGAGGACGGCGCCATCCGCTTCAGCGCTCCGAGGGCCGGGCGCAGGAACGCGCCGCCCAGCCGCCAGAGGAGGAAGCCCGCCAGCGGCAGGCCGGCGGCGATGCGCATGCCCATGGCGAGCGACGCCGTCGGGGCGCCCAGCGCCGCCAACGGCAGGCCGAAGCCCGCGAGCGCGGGCAGAGCGAACGAAGTCCCGGCCACGAGGGCGCTCGCGGAGAGCGCCCACAGGAAAGGCGCGAGCCCTCCCCGCGCGGCCTCCCTCATGATGAGGGACGCCCCGCGATACGCCGTCGCGATGAGCTTGAACGGCGCGCTCGTCACGAAGCGGACCGGCGCGGGAAGCGCGCCGTAGCCCTTGGCCGTGAGACGGGCGGCGCCGCGCAGCAGCGCGCCGACCAGCGCCCCGACGAGGAAGACCGCGGTCGGCAGGACGGCCGCCGCGCGCAGCCCGGCCTGCAGAGGGAGCAGCGCCGGCACGACGAGCGAGAGCGCCGCCAGGACGGAGAGCGGCAGCGAGGACGCGAAGAGCGCGGCCCCGACGCGGGAGGAGGCGGCGGGGGTCGCCTCCTCCAGATCGGGTCCTTTGCGGGCGCGCAGCAGCGCGCGGACGCCGGCCGCGAGGCCGTACGCCAGCAGCACGGCCGCCGGCAGGACGCCGGCGATGAGCGCGACGAGCGGCAGCGGCGAAGCGGAGACGAGGAGCGCGACGTAGGGGGCGAGCGCCGGCAGGTCCTTGAGGACGAGCGCCAGCGACACCGCGAAGCCCGCCGAGCCGGCGGCGAGCGCGAAGCCCTGGACCGTCGCGGGCTTCACCGCGCTCGGGCCGACGTTCCGGCGCGCCAGGCGACCGACGGCGCCCGGCAGGAGGTCGGCGACGAGCCGCAGGAAGCCGCGGACGAGGCTCAGCGACAGGAAGACGAGGCCGGGCACCGCCGCGACCGCGAGCAGGCCGGGGAGGAAGACCGCGGCGGACGCGAAGGAGTGCAGCGCCAGATACGCGGCGACGGCGGGAGAACTCAGCGCCAGATACGCGGCGGCCGCGGGAGCGGAGACCAGCAGGGTCGCGAGGCCGCGGGGCGGGCTCGCGGTCGGGAAGCTGCGTGAGAGCCAGCCGCCGAGCAGGCGGAAGACGCCGGCGACGAGCCGCGCCGCCCAGACGAAAGGAAGCTTCAGGAACCCGGGCACGAGGTCGATGATGCCGCGCAGGACGCCGAGGACCAGCCCGGCGGCGATGAAGCCGGCGGCAGGCAGCGCCGCGGCGAGGGCGATGCCCGTCGCGACCGAAGCGCCGAGACCGAGGGCCGGCGCGAGGAAGAACGCCGCCGCCATCGGGAGGCTGAGCGCGAGGACCAGGAGAGCGCGCTTCAGCGTCCCCGCGGGGAAGCTGCGCGCGAGCCAGGCCTTCAGGACGGCCGCGGGGACCGTGAGGAATCCGGCGGCGATGCGCACGGGCAGGGGCCGGGCGGCAAGCGGCGTCACGCCGGGGAGGCTCCCTTTAAGGGAAGGAAGGACGCCGGCGGCATAGCGCGCCGCGGCAAAGAGGCCCCAGGCGGCGAGGAAGAGACCGGCCGGGAGCGCGGAGGCGAGCATCATGCCGGGGACGAGGTTGTAGGATGGGAGAAGATATCCCGCGAGCGCCGTGGCGGCGGCCAGCCAGCCGGACGCGCCGAAGGAGGCGATCGCGAAGGACTTGCGGCCGCTGCTCAGGCCGTCGCGGAGATTGCGCCAGAAACCGACGGGCGCGTCCTGCGCCGCGGAGACCGCGGGGACCGAGGGGACCTCCGTCGCGACGACCCCGGCGGAAGGCCGCGCGGACTGGAGAAGGGAGGGCTGGAGGGTGGAGGACTCCGCGGCCGGGACGGGTTCGACGCCTTCGGCGCGCGAGAGCGAGTTGTCGAACGCCTTGTCGCCGTCGTCGAGCGCGGCTTGGGCCGCATCGATGACGGCCCCGGTCGCTGGAGCGGCCTTGCGGTGGAGGACGGAGCCGACCGCGTTGGAGATCTTCGCGCGCCAGTTCGCCATGAAGCCGGGGGCGGCCGGCGTCGGCTCGGAGCGCACGGGGGCGCGCTGCGCCACGAACTTGACGTCGGGTGCGGGCGCCTGGACCATGACCGGCGCGGGCGCGCCGATGATGGTGTTCTCCGCGGCGGACTGGGCCGCATCATCTTCGGCGCCGCGGCGCTGGGCGGCGAGCGGGGCCTGCTTGACGACGACGCCCGTCTCCGTCCGGGCGGGGAGCGTCGGAAGGATGAGGGTCTGCGGCTGGAAGCTGCCGGGCATGGAGATCGGCACGGTCCTGAGACCGATCGGGACGACCGGGACGCTGTTGCCGCCCCCGGCGTTGACCGCCGAAGCCGCATTCTGCTGGGCCAGCGCTTCGCAGACGGGCAGGCCCGGCGAAGTCAGGATGAGGGCGGCGCAGAGCACGGCCGCCGCGGATTTGCGGAAGTTCACGATAGTGTTCACAAGCACCCCCCACGGGTCATGTCTCTTGAAAGATAGCACCGCCCCCCCTCTATCTACATGGGAAGGGGGGCCCCCCTCGCCCGGTCATTCGGTCTATGACCGCCGGTTGGGCGCGGGGGCATGCTGAGAACAAACCGCTTACCATGCGCGGGACGCGGCGGGCCCGTCGGGAACCGATCGTTGACGCAACGAGGCCGAAGCGCAACCCGGCGGGCTAGACCGAATGACTCCCCCCCTTTTCCCCGGAGTGCCCTAGGTCCTCGAAGCCCCCCGGAGTATCCTCTGGATGTCCGCACATTCAAGGAGGAAACCCTCATGACGAAGATTCTGACGCTCGCCGCGCTCCTCGCGGCCGCGGCGCTTCCCGCAGCGGCCGTCGAGACCGACCTCGCCCTCCCGCAGCCCGCGGCCTTCCTTCAGACCGCCGCCCAGGCCGAGGTCCCGCCCATCGCCGACGCGGCGCCGTTGAAGACCGCGGATGTCGCGACCGCGCAGGCCCCGGACTTCATCCTGCCCACCTTCGTGAAGCTCTTCGAAGACTCCCGCGCCATCGGCGTCCTCGGGACGAAGCTCACCCTCAAGAACCTCAATGAGGGCGTGCTCGGCCACCTGAAGACGCAGTTCTGGGACTTCGAGCGCTGGACCTCCAGCGCCCTGGGCATCGTCCCCCGGATGGACGTCGAGCTCTGGTCGCCCGATGAGAAGACCTGCGTCGCTCACGCGGACTCCGACGTCGTGAGCTACACCTACACCGTCCATGTCACGGCCGGCTGCTCCATGACCCACGGCCCCGACCTCGGATACTTCCAGTCCGACCTCTGGAGCGAGCTGGCCAACAGCTTCTCCGACGTTGCGAAGCACGAGCTCACGAAGTACGCGTCCTTCTTCGGGATCCACGATTCCGAAGGGAAGCTCATCGCCCGCTCGATCAAGAGCCAGGACCAGACCGGCGTCATCTTCTACGTGCAGCGCGCCGTCTACGACGAGAGCGGCGACCTCACCGGCTACGACATCGACCATCCCGTGGCCAGCATCTCGAGCAGCAACGGCTGGAACCTCCAGGTCCTGCAGCCGGAGTTCGTCCAGGCCGGCCCCGGCAAGATGGACCCGCGTCTGCTCGTCATGATCCCCGGCTATAAGACCTTCATCGGGAAGGCGAAGCAGAAGCAGAACAAGTCCTGACGGCGCACGCCGGCCGGGAGCCGCCCCCGCACGGGGCGGCTCCCGGCCGGCCGTACACATTGCCGTTTGTAATGTTGTAATATTCCGCCATGGCACACCATTTCGCAGCGCTCCTCAGGAAGATGCGGCAGGAGACGGGCTTCCACTCCGCCTACGCGTTCTATCACGACAACGGCGGCCGGCGGGTGTTCCCGTTCTCCTACCCCTACTACTCGCGCATCGAACACGGTCGGGCGCTCCCGCGTCCGGCCTGGCTGCCGGTCCTGCTGGCCTCGCTGCGCATGCCCCCGGCCGTCGGCAACTACCGCGACTTCGTCGTCGCGTACCTGCGCGACATCTTCGGCGACGACGACCTCTTCGAGGACATGGTCGCACCCTGGATCCGTCCGCCCCAGGAGCTCCCGGTCACGAAAAAGGCGGCGCGCCGGCTCATGGGCGCCCAGAGCCACAACATCTCGCTCGAGCAGTTCGACGCGATCCTCTCGAGCCCGGCCGCCTTCTGGTGCTTCCTCTGTCTGACGAAGAGCCGCGAGCCCATGTCGCTCGAGGACCTGATGAAGACCACCGAGCTCCCCGCGGCCCAGATCCAGACGGGCCTGCGCAAGCTCGCCGCCGAGAAGCTGGCCAAGCGCGCGGCGGGCGGCCGCTTCTTCAGCCCGCTCTGGGAGCACTACTCCATCTTCCCCCGCCACGGCAAAGGGCACGAGGAACGCATCCGCACCTTCTGCAAGTACATCGACCAGGTCGCCGAACGCCGCGGGAAGGACCTCATGACCCGCCGCGCCATCGTGCGCGCGGAGGAAGCCGACATGCTCGGCATCACGCAGATCCTGCACGAGACCATGGACGCCGTCCACGCCTCGGCGGTCAACGACAAGGGCCACCGCACGAAGCTCTACACCGTCGAGACCCGGCTGCGGGAAGTCTTCCCCTTCTAGGACGACGCCGTACCGCGCATGAGCGCCCTCCGCGAGGAGGGCGCTCCGCTTTTCAGGCCGCGGCGAGGATCCCGAGGGTGGTGCGGCAGGAGTGATTGAAGAGGAGGATGCTCTCGGCGGGAACCACGGCGTCGTGCATGCGGCCGACGAACGTCAGACCCGGGTCCGAGAGGAAGTCCGAGCGGCTCGCCCAGGACGCCTCGCAGAGAGGACAGTCCTTGAAGCTCGCGCCGCGGGGGCGCTCGAGGACGGCCGTCGCGCTCATGCCCTCATTGTAGCGGGGCGCCGTCCGCCGGGCATGAGCCTCCCGGGACGAGGGGCTCGGCTTTACGGCCTATTCCGGCGAGTTGAAAGGGAGCGGCGGGGTGAAAACAAAAGATTATCAGGAACGGCGCAGGCCCGCGCGCCAGGCGGCGACGAGTTCGTCGCGGTTCTTGCCGTAGCCGCGAAGGTACTCCTCGTCTCCTCCCCCCGACGCGTAGACCGCCACGAGCGCAGGCATCGGCGCCCGCTTCAGGAGGAAGCGGGCGAAGGACCAGGAGCAGTAGTAGAAGTCCTTGCGCGTTTCGGAGTCCTGCCAATCCCAGGCCCCGAAGGCTCCGAGGGTCTTGAAGAAGGACGGTCTCTGGACGACGGTGGCCATCCGCGCCATCGCGTCGGGGTCCGTCCCGGCGGCCACGAAGGCGCTGGCCTGCCCGGGCCGGAAGCGGGCCTGGACGACGTCGGCGAGGCCCTCCGCGAGCGACTGCGACTGGGAGTAGCCGACGAGCATGTGCGTCATTTCGTGAAAGAGCGGATCCTTGCCCTCCCGCACGAAGCGGAGCATGAGTCCCTGCTCGCCCGGCATGGCGCCCGGGACGTGAGCGCGGGAGAACGGCCCGTCATTGTAGACGTAGAGGGTGAAGCGCCCGCGAAGCTTCGAGGGGACGCCGACGAAGGCCGGGATGCCGGCGGTCGCCTCCTGCAGGTCGGCAGCGAGCCGGTCGAGTCCCGCCTCGTCGAGATAGCCCTTTTCGACGACCAGAAGCACCCCTCCCGTCTGGGTGGGGACGAGCCAGCGCTCGGAGGCGGCCGGATTCAGGAGCAGGCGGCGGAAGGCGTCGTTGTCGTCGCCCAGGAAATCGGGCTTATAGCTCTCCGCCGGCGCCGGTTGACGCAGCACGGCAGCGCCCTCCAGCGCCCGCGCACGAGCGGACGGGAAGCCGAGCAGGCAAAGCATGGGGACGACGATGAGAGGACGGAGGCTCATAGAGGGGGGAGCTCCTTCTCTATATTTAGCAGGAGAACGGCCTTTCCGCCAGGGGCGAGCGGGCGGCGCGCCGCCGCCGATCGGCCTATCCGCGCCCGTTGATGGGACCGCGCGTTTTGGAAACCTGCGGTATACGTCTTTCGGCGAGGAGGGAGTTTGGTATCATCACGGCATGAAGAGAACGCGCCGGACCTGCTCCCTCATACTGTCGTCTTTGCTCCTCGCCGGCTGCGCGACCACGAAGGTCCTCTCGGTCCGCCCCGCTCCCGACGACCCCTCCCAGGAAGTCGTCGTGACGCGCAGCTGCCGCGCAACGGGCCCGATGCAGCACAACGGGGTCCATTCGTTCCAGCTGACGAGGGGAGCCGCCGAGTTGAAGCAGTGGGCGATGATGCCCTTCGCGGTCCCGCTGGACGTCCTCTTCCTGCCCATCCAGGCCTTCAAGGACCTCTGCTGCCACACCTGCACGAACTCGGAAGAGAAGCGGCCGAAGGTCGACGCGACCGCCTTATAACGGCTTATTCTCGGTAGGGAACGTCCCACCAGGCGTCGACGGCCGTCTCATCGAGCCGCTTCGACTCGACGCTGAGGACGACGCTGCCCGAATGGACGGCGAGTGCGGGAGCTCCGGAGGGAGCCGCCGCGAGTTCCCAGTCGGCGCCCTTCGCCTGAGCCTTTCCGCCGGGGGTCAGGACCTGCGCCTCCTCCCCGGAGGCGAGGAAGCGGCCCCTCCCCCTGCGGAGGAAGACCAGCGGCCCGCCGCTCTTCGCGGCTTCGAGGCGGCTCAGCGGCTCGAGGACGACGGAGAGTCCGCCGGCGGCGGCGAGGGCACGCGTCTCCCCCTTCCCCGTCTCGACGACGGCGCCGGGAGCGAACGCCTCCCCGGAGGGAACGGCGAGCGTCGCCGTCGCGCGGGAGACCTCCACCTCGCCGTCGAAGAGCGTCAGGACGGTTCCCGACGACTCCCGCAGCAGGAAGCGGGTCCCGCGCACGGCGAGGGCGCAGGAGGGCGTGCGCACCTCGAAGCGATGGGCGTAGCGCCGCAGTTCGCCCGCCGCGCGCTGGAGCAGGGTCTCGTAATAGAGCTCGCCGCCGTAGAGCGTCCAGGTCCGGGTATCGAAGCTCGTGCGGGGAGCGAGGGTCATCCGGGTGCCGTCGGGCAGGAGGATGTTCGCCGCGCCTTCCCCGGTGGAGATGAGCCCGGCGCCTTCGAAGGCGTCGCCCGCCCGCAGAGGCCGGACCCCCTCCGCCGTCGCGAGCGTGACGTCTCCGCGCACCCAGGAGGCCCCGAACACGGCCTTCGGCTTCAGCCGCAGCGACGCGAGCGCGGAGCCGAACTCGCGCAGCTTGCGCAGGCCCGCGCCGAGCGCGGCCAGGCTGCGGCGGGTGTCCTCGACCGCCTTCTCCAGGAGGCGCGCGGCCTCGCGGTTCTCGCGCGCGACGCGCGCGTCCGGCCCGGAGGAGAGGGCCTTCGCGTCGCGCAGCATGGCCTCGCGTTCGGCGAGGCGGAGGACGAGGGTCTCGCGCCGGCCTTCGAGCCGCCGGACCTCGTCGGTGAGCGGGGCGGGATCCTCCGCGGACGCGCGCGCGGGGAACGCCGCGGGGAACGCCAGGAGGACGAGGAGGAGCGCCCTCACCGGAAGCCTTCGCCTCCCGCGCCGGAGCCGACGGGCGCAAGCGCGCCGATGTGCCCGCCGCCGCGGCCGCGCCCGATGAGCGGAGATTCGAGGCTCAGCCGGTAGTCGCCCTTGAGCCGCTCGGCGAAGAGGGGGTCCACGGAGAGGTCGCTCTCCTTCTTGAGCCCGACGTCCTTCCCCCCTTCGGATGCGGCCGCGCAGGAGAGCGCGCCGCGGCCGCCGCCGGAGCAGAGGTTCCCCTCGAAGTAGTCGTTGTAGCCGCCGCTGAGGCGGCAGCCGTCCTGGCAGAGCAGGAGCGTCGGACTCCCCGCGAGGATGGAGTCATAGAGCTCCGCACGACCCGCCTCCACGACGAGCCCGCGCGCGCGGTTGTCGGCCAAAGTGAGCGCGCGCAGGCCCGCGGTGCTGTCTCCCGCCACGACCAGCCCGTCGTTGTTCTCGTGCGAGACGGCGCGCAGGACCTTGGCCTCGGCGCCGTCGTGGAGCAGGAAGCCGATCCCCGCCAGCCGCGCGCGACAATCCTCCAGGACCACCTCGCGGGAAGCCTCCACGGCGATCCCGGGCTGCCCCCCCGTCGCCTGGACCCGGCGAAGGACCGTGCCGTCCGCGCCGCGCACGATGAGCCCGACCGTCTCCAGCGAGGGATTCCCCGCGGTCGGCGCCCGGCGCTGGGCCGCGATCCGCGAGGAGCGGCCGCCGGTGCGGTCCGCGGCGGACGGGACCGTCTTGGGCGCGGCGATCGCCCGCTCGACCGTCAGGTCCTCGACGACGGTCCCCCGGGCGTCCCGGATGAAGAGCCCTCCGGTGAGGACGGTCTTCTCCCCCTCCCCCCGGAGCGTGCGCTCGGGCATCCGCACCTCGAGGGGCTCCGCGTAGCGGCCGGCGCGCAGGAGCAGCGTGTCGCCGGGGACCGAACGCAGAAGGGCTCCGAGCGGGGTGCGGAAGTCCCCGCTCCCGTCCTGGGCCACGACCAGCGTCTTCGGCGCGCGCGCGGCCGGCTTGTCGAGCGGAGGCGTCTCGAGGCCCTCGCCGTCCTTGAGCGTGATCGGGACCTGCGGCTTCTTCTTGCTGTAGTAGGAGCGCAGCCCCACGAGCACGGTCTCGCCGGGCCTGCGGCCGGCGAGCGCGGCCTTGACCTCGTCGATGCTCGCGACCTTCCGGCCGTCGAGCGTCTCGATGAAGACGGGATTGGGCGGCCACCGCATCGAGCGCATCGCCGCCTCCAGCGCGGAATCCTTGGGAGCGCCCTCGAGCTTGAGCCCTCCCGCACCGGGCGTGGCCATCAGGCCGAGCGCCGCGGGGAAGCCTCCGAGCGTGCAGGACAGCGTGCGCGAAGAGCCCTCCCGGCGCGCCTCGAAGACGACCTTCGCGCCGGCGCCCTTCGCCTTGAGCTGCGAGAGCTCGGCGAACGGGGCTCCGTCGATGAGCGCGAGGAAGTCCCCCGCCTCGATGGCGCAATCGGCGGCCGGGCTCCCGCTCATCACCGCCAGCACGAGCTGACCGGGGAGGTCCTCCGGCACCCCCAGGTCCTTGCGGAGCTCCGGTCCGGCGGCGTCGGCGGTTCGGACGCCGAGCCGGCCGCCGGGCGCGTACGGAGCCTCGACGCGCACGGGAGCGCCGGAACAGGCGGCGAGGACGGAGCAGGAGACGGCGAGGAGGAGCTTTCTCATTGGATCCTTATCCTTTGCGGGGCGTTGAGCCCGGAGCGCACGGCGCGCAGGCGCTCCATCCGGCTCTTCACGTCGGCCGCGCGCGGGTCGCCCGGCGCGGTCTCCAAGAACGATCGATACTCGGCGAGGGCGGCCTCGGAGTGCGCGAGGAAGGCGCCCTTGCCCCTCATGGCCTGCTGTTCGCGCAGAAGACCGGCGGCCCGATAGGGCTCCGGCCACCAGGGCGCGAGCGCCTGCGCGGCGGCGAACGCGGCTCCCGCCTGGACCCAGCGGCCGGAAGCGGCCTCGAGACGGCCTTTCTCGAAGACCTCGGCCGCCTCGGCCGGGAGCGGCGGCCCGGGCTTGAGGCCGCGCGCCAAGCGCGCGACCTTCCGGCCGAGCGCTGCGCGGTCCGGCGCCTCTGGATGCAGGAGAAGATAGCGCACGTACTCCGCGACCGCCAGACGGCGGCGGCCGAGCTTCTCGTCGGCGAGCGCGAGGTTGTAGCGCGCGCGCGACGAGCCGGGGTCCAGCGCGAGCGCCTCCTCGAAGAGGGCGCGCGCCTCCGGCATGCGCGCGGAACCGGCGAGGCGGACCCCTTCGTCGGCCAGCCGCTTCGAGGCGCCCTGAAGATAGGCCTTCAGCTCGGCGGCGCTCACGCCGAAGGAGGCTTCGGCCGAGAGCGCGCCGCAGCGTCCGCGGGCGGCGAGCGACGCGCCTCCTTTCTCGGGCAGCACGTAGGAGAGCTGGCGGGAATCGAAGCGCGCGACGCCGGAGGCCTCCGCGCGCTCCTCGCGCGTGAGTCCGCCGGGCAGCGTCAGGACGACCCTCGCCCCGGCGCAGGGGACCTCGCCCTTCGGGAAGACCCGCAGGACGCGCACGCCCAGGACGGGGTCGCTCCCGGCGGGACGCAGGAGTTCGAGCCGGAGAGGTTCGACGGCGGCGGACGACGACGCCGCTCCGAGCAGGACGGCGAGGAGAAGGCTACTTCCCATCGCCGAACTCCTGGAAGAGCGCGTCGAGCTTGCCCTTGTCCTCTCCGGCTTTATCGAGCCGGTCGGCGACGGAGCGCCCCTTCTTTCCGGCCTCCTCCGCCTCGCGCCGCAGGCGCTCCTCCTCCGCCCTCGCCGCCTCGAGCTCCCGGCGCGCCGCCGCCTCCTGCTCGCGCGCCGCCTCGAGCATGCTGCGGCCTTCGGGCTCCGCGGCCGCCTTCTCCCCGGCCTTCACGGCCTCGGCGAGGGCGGCTTCGGCGCGGCGAGCCCGTTCCCGTTCCAGCCCCGCGCGCGCGGAGGACTCTCCCGCCTTCGCGAAAAGGTCGGCGGCGAGCTCGGCCGCCTTGCGCCGCTTCTCGAGGACGACCGGGTCCGGCATCGGGACCTGGGGGAGCTCGCAGCCCGCCGCCGCGACGCCGGAGACCCGGCCGCTCACGGCGTCGGCGGACTGGCGCAGAAGCAGTTCGGCCTCGTCGTCGTTGCCCGGGGTCGCCGCGCGGACCGCCTCCTTTCCCAGGCAGGCGCTCAGCATCAGGGCCGCGGGCAGGTCGGGGGTCTTCGGCGGAAGGGCGTCGGCCGGCACGCCGCTGAGCTGCGCGACGAGGGCTTTGCGGAGCTCGCTCTCCGGCCCCTTGAAGGCGTCGAAGGCCTTGAGCGCTTCCTCATAGACGGGGTTCGGGATGTACTCCGGCTCCGGCGGGGGAGGCGGGGGCTCGTAGGCGGGCGCCGCCGGGGCCGCAGGCGGGTTCAGCACGGCGTTCAGGAAAGACTGCATGAACATGAGCCCGACCTGCTGGTCGAAGCTCATCTTTCCCCCTCCACCCCCGGAGCGGGAATGGGACTTCCCCGAGTGCGCGGGGGCGCGTCCGTCCGAGCAGTCGGGCGAGGAGTTCCTCCCTCTGCAGGTGCAGTTCAGATGAGGGTGCGAGCTCCGAAGCGACGCGACCGTTCCGGGGCAGTCGATCTCGAAGCTCTGCGCGGACGCAGCGGGAGAGAACGCGAGGAGGAAGAAAGCCGTGGTGAGCGCGATCGAGCGCATGGACATGGGGGAGAAGCCCGTCGGAAGCGATTTTCGCTTATCTCGAGCGGGCCGACAAGCGGGAGAGCGCGGCGCGCACGCGCAGGAACAGCCAGAAGGCGACGATGGGAAGCGTGAACGCCCAGGTCGGTATGCCCCAGAACGCCTCGGCGCCGCCGAGTTCGAGGCCGGGATGGGTCTTCACCGGCGAGGCCGGGACCTGCACGCTCATCAAGGGGTCGTCGAGGTTCTCGGACTTGCGCACGACCCCCCGCAGGGAACGCCGCCCCCGTCCGCTCGACGGGAGCTCCGAATGGCGCGG from Elusimicrobiota bacterium encodes the following:
- a CDS encoding FecR domain-containing protein — protein: MRALLLVLLAFPAAFPARASAEDPAPLTDEVRRLEGRRETLVLRLAEREAMLRDAKALSSGPDARVARENREAARLLEKAVEDTRRSLAALGAGLRKLREFGSALASLRLKPKAVFGASWVRGDVTLATAEGVRPLRAGDAFEGAGLISTGEGAANILLPDGTRMTLAPRTSFDTRTWTLYGGELYYETLLQRAAGELRRYAHRFEVRTPSCALAVRGTRFLLRESSGTVLTLFDGEVEVSRATATLAVPSGEAFAPGAVVETGKGETRALAAAGGLSVVLEPLSRLEAAKSGGPLVFLRRGRGRFLASGEEAQVLTPGGKAQAKGADWELAAAPSGAPALAVHSGSVVLSVESKRLDETAVDAWWDVPYRE
- a CDS encoding tetratricopeptide repeat protein is translated as MGSSLLLAVLLGAASSSAAVEPLRLELLRPAGSDPVLGVRVLRVFPKGEVPCAGARVVLTLPGGLTREERAEASGVARFDSRQLSYVLPEKGGASLAARGRCGALSAEASFGVSAAELKAYLQGASKRLADEGVRLAGSARMPEARALFEEALALDPGSSRARYNLALADEKLGRRRLAVAEYVRYLLLHPEAPDRAALGRKVARLARGLKPGPPLPAEAAEVFEKGRLEAASGRWVQAGAAFAAAQALAPWWPEPYRAAGLLREQQAMRGKGAFLAHSEAALAEYRSFLETAPGDPRAADVKSRMERLRAVRSGLNAPQRIRIQ